Proteins from one Impatiens glandulifera chromosome 2, dImpGla2.1, whole genome shotgun sequence genomic window:
- the LOC124925643 gene encoding NADP-dependent malic enzyme-like, with protein MGSGKGSGGDSPVAEIDDKFGVGGGVHDTYGEDSATEDQLVTPWTISVASGYSLLRDPHYNKGLAFTEKERDAHYLCGLLPPAVLSQELQEKKLMINMRNYQVPLQRYMAMMDLQERNERLFYKLLIDNVQELLPVVYTPTVGEACQKYGSIFRRPQGLFISLKEKGKILEVLKNWPEKNIQVIVVTDGERILGLGDLGCQGMGIPVGKLSLYTALGGVRPSACLPITIDVGTNNEKLLNDEFYIGLKQNRATGQEYDDLLEEFMSAVKQNYGEKILVQFEDFANHNAFKLLDKYRTTHLVFNDDIQGTASVVLAGIVSALNLTGGILADHTFLFLGAGEAGTGIADLIALEISKKTDIPVEEARKKFWLVDSKGLLVSSRKESLQHFKQPWAHEHEPIKDLIDVVNAIKPTVLIGTSGVGRQFTKDVIEAMASFNEKPLIMALSNPTSQAECTAEEAYTWTEGRAIFASGSPFDPVEYNGKCFAPGQANNAYIFPGFGLGLIMSGTIRVHDDLLLVASEALASQVSEECYEKGQLFPSFADIRKISAHIAAQVAAKAYDLGLASRLPRPKDLIQFAESCMYSPIYRSYR; from the exons ATGGGGAGCGGAAAAGGCAGCGGCGGCGATTCTCCTGTAGCTGAAATAGATGACAAATTCGGTGTGGGTGGTGGCGTTCACGATACATATGGTGAGGATAGCGCTACTGAGGATCAGCTTGTGACGCCGTGGACAATCTCGGTTGCTAG TGGGTATAGTTTGTTACGTGATCCACATTACAATAAAGGACTTGCCTTCACTGAAAAGGAGAGAGATGCTCATTATTTGTGTGGCCTTCTTCCTCCAGCAGTTTTATCTCAGGAGCTTCAG GAGAAGAAACTGATGATTAATATGCGCAACTATCAAGTTCCTCTTCAAAGATACATGGCAATGATGGATCTTCAG GAGAGAAACGAAAGACTTTTTTACAAGCTTCTGATAGATAATGTTCAGGAATTGCTCCCAGTTGTATATACTCCAACAGTGGGTGAAGCTTGCCAGAAATATGGGAGTATATTCAGACGTCCTCAGGGTCTCTTTATCAGTTTGAAAGAAAA GGGGAAGATTCTTGAAGTGCTGAAGAACTGGCCTGAGAAGAACATTCAGGTAATTGTTGTAACGGATGGTGAAAGAATATTGGGACTTGGAGATCTAGGCTGCCAG GGAATGGGTATTCCTGTTGGTAAACTTTCACTCTATACAGCTTTAGGAGGAGTCCGCCCATCAGCT TGTTTACCGATAACAATTGACGTTGGCACAAACAATGAGAAGCTGTTGAATGATGAGTTTTATATCGGGCTTAAACAAAACAGAGCAACAGGGCAG GAATATGATGACCTCTTAGAGGAGTTCATGTCTGCAGTTAAGCAAAACTATGGCGAAAAAATCCTGGTTCAG TTTGAAGACTTTGCCAATCACAATGCATTCAAGCTTCTAGATAAATATCGCACGACCCATCTTGTCTTTAATGACGATATACAG GGTACAGCATCAGTTGTATTGGCTGGTATCGTTTCTGCTCTAAACTTAACCGGAGGAATCTTAGCAGATCACACTTTCTTGTTTCTGGGTGCTGGAGAG GCTGGAACGGGCATAGCAGATCTGATAGCCCTTGAGATATCAAAAAAG ACAGATATCCCCGTGGAAGAGGCACGCAAGAAATTTTGGCTTGTGGACTCAAAG GGACTGCTAGTTAGTTCTCGTAAGGAATCCCTTCAACATTTCAAGCAGCCATGGGCTCATGAGCATGAACCCATTAAGGATCTCATAGATGTTGTAAAT GCTATCAAGCCAACTGTACTGATTGGAACATCTGGGGTTGGAAGACAATTCACCAAGGATGTCATTGAAGCTATGGCTTCCTTCAACGAG AAACCTCTCATAATGGCTCTCTCCAACCCTACATCACAAGCTGAATGTACGGCCGAAGAAGCTTATACATGGACTGAG GGCCGTGCAATTTTTGCAAGTGGAAGCCCATTTGACCCTGTTGAGTATAATGGAAAATGTTTTGCTCCTGGTCAG GCAAACAATGCGTACATATTTCCTGGGTTCGGTTTGGGTTTAATCATGTCTGGTACGATTCGGGTGCATGATGACTTGCTTTTAGTGGCTT CCGAGGCATTGGCATCTCAAGTGAGTGAGGAGTGCTATGAAAAAGGTCAACTTTTCCCATCATTCGCAGACATTAGAAAAATATCTGCCCACATTGCTGCCCAAGTAGCTGCCAAGGCATATGATTTGG GCCTGGCTTCTCGTCTCCCCCGACCTAAGGATCTCATCCAGTTTGCTGAGAGCTGTATGTACAGTCCTATCTATCGTAGCTACCGTTGA